The following proteins are co-located in the Tetrapisispora phaffii CBS 4417 chromosome 4, complete genome genome:
- the DHH1 gene encoding DExD/H-box ATP-dependent RNA helicase DHH1 (similar to Saccharomyces cerevisiae DHH1 (YDL160C); ancestral locus Anc_7.336) — MSNSEQDWKSQLNIPKKDTRPQTEDVLNTKGNTFEDFYLKRELLMGIFEAGFEKPSPIQEESIPVAIAGRDILARAKNGTGKTAAFVIPTLEKVKSKINKIQALIMVPTRELALQTSQVVRTLGKRCEISCMVTTGGTNLRDDIIRLNETVHILVGTPGRVLDLASRGIADLSGCGLFIMDEADKMLSRDFKSIIEQILTFLPEQHQSLLFSATFPLTVKEFMVKHLHKPYEINLMDELTLKGITQYYAFVEEKQKLHCLNTLFSKLQINQAIIFCNSTNRVELLAKKITDLGFSCYYSHARMKQQERNRVFHEFRHGKVRTLVCSDLLTRGIDIQAVNVVINFDFPKTAETYLHRIGRSGRFGHLGLAINLINWNDRFNLYKIEQELGTEIAAIPTTIDKSLYVANDNSAVPVPFPIEQQLIPQNLPPQQQLPLPPQMNAHFNTMNQQQFQMQQQPSPLQQQQQQPQQPQQPQQQFQQPPQQFQQYPQQGMPIQAPQHPQF; from the coding sequence atGAGTAACTCTGAACAAGACTGGAAATCACAATTGAATATCCCTAAAAAAGATACAAGACCACAAACAGAAGATGTTTTGAATACAAAAGGTAACACTTTTGaagatttttatttaaagagGGAACTATTAATGGGTATTTTTGAAGCTGGTTTTGAAAAACCATCACCTATCCAAGAAGAATCTATTCCTGTTGCCATTGCAGGTAGAGACATTTTAGCAAGAGCTAAAAATGGTACAGGTAAAACTGCTGCATTCGTGATTCCAACTTTAGAAAAAGTGAAATCTAAGATTAACAAAATACAAGCCCTAATAATGGTCCCAACAAGGGAATTAGCATTACAGACATCTCAAGTAGTGCGTACCCTGGGTAAAAGATGTGAAATATCTTGTATGGTAACTACCGGTGGTACCAATTTAAGAGatgatattattagattAAATGAAACTGTACATATATTAGTCGGTACTCCAGGTAGAGTATTAGATTTAGCCTCTAGAGGTATTGCTGATTTATCCGGATGTGGTCTTTTCATCATGGATGAAGCTGATAAAATGTTGTCCCGTGATTTTAAATCTATTATTGAACAAATTTTAACTTTCTTACCAGAACAACACCAATCACTATTATTTAGTGCTACTTTCCCTTTGACAGTGAAAGAGTTCATGGTTAAACATTTACATAAACCTTATGAGATTAATCTGATGGATGAACTAACATTAAAAGGTATAACACAATATTATGCATTTGTTGAAGAAAAGCAAAAATTACACTGTTTAAACActttattttcaaagttACAAATTAATCAAGCTATTATCTTCTGTAATTCTACAAACCGTGTCGAATTGTTAGCCAAAAAGATTACTGATTTGGGTTTTTCATGTTACTATTCTCATGCCAGAATGAAGCAACAAGAAAGAAACAGAGTGTTTCACGAATTCCGTCATGGCAAAGTCCGTACTTTGGTTTGTTCTGATTTATTGACTCGTGGTATTGATATTCAAGCTGTGAACGTTGTCATCAATTTTGATTTCCCAAAGACTGCTGAAACTTATTTACATCGTATCGGTAGATCTGGTAGATTTGGTCATTTAGGTTTAGCAATCAATTTGATCAACTGGAATGACcgttttaatttatataagaTCGAACAAGAATTAGGTACAGAAATTGCAGCCATACCAACTACTATTGACAAATCATTATATGTCGCTAATGATAATTCCGCTGTTCCAGTACCATTCCCAATCGAACAGCAACTAATCCCTCAGAATTTACCACCACAACAACAATTACCTTTACCACCTCAAATGAATGCCCACTTCAATACCATGAACCAACAGCAATTCCAAATGCAACAACAACCATCACCActacaacaacaacaacaacaacctCAGCAACCACAACAACCTCAGCAACAATTCCAACAACCTCCAcaacaatttcaacaaTACCCACAGCAAGGTATGCCGATACAGGCACCACAACACCCgcaattttaa
- the TPHA0D04530 gene encoding WD40 repeat domain-containing protein (similar to Saccharomyces cerevisiae SEC13 (YLR208W); ancestral locus Anc_7.338) — protein MVTIENAHSDIIHDTSFDYYATRLASCSSDKTIKIFAVNGEQYALLDTLVGHEGPVWRVSWAHPKFGNLLASASYDGKIIIWKEANKKWSKLASLSVHSASVNVVEWAPSEFGAILLAGSSDGNISVVELKDEKLGKPMIMKAHKVGVSTVSWAPFVASESSEEDHTHSLRFVSGGLDNAVKIWKYDTEKETYVIETELEGHTNCVNDVAWSPTVLVNTYIATASNDNTSIVWTQEGSKGEWKKQLLTEPFEAAPSRVNWSLSGNILAVSTNDDKVTLWKENLDGKWETAGDLE, from the coding sequence ATGGTTACGATAGAAAACGCACATTCCGATATCATTCACGATACATCTTTTGACTACTATGCCACACGCTTGGCTTCGTGTTCCTCCgataaaacaattaaaatatttgctGTGAACGGTGAACAATATGCATTATTAGATACTTTGGTTGGACATGAAGGTCCAGTTTGGAGAGTCAGCTGGGCTCACCCAAAATTTGGAAACTTATTGGCTTCTGCCTCTTACGATGGTAAGATTATCATCTGGAAAGAAGCAAACAAGAAATGGTCCAAACTAGCTTCATTGTCTGTTCATTCTGCTTCTGTCAACGTTGTAGAATGGGCCCCAAGTGAATTTGGTGCTATATTATTAGCCGGCTCTTCTGATGGTAATATCTCTGTTGTTGAACTAAAGGATGAAAAATTAGGCAAACCAATGATAATGAAGGCTCATAAAGTTGGTGTTTCGACCGTCTCTTGGGCCCCTTTTGTCGCTAGCGAAAGTTCTGAGGAAGACCACACACACTCATTGAGATTCGTTAGTGGTGGTCTAGATAATGCTGTTAAGATTTGGAAATACGACACTGAAAAAGAAACCTATGTTATAGAAACTGAACTAGAAGGACATACTAACTGTGTCAATGACGTTGCTTGGTCCCCAACTGTTTTGGTAAATACCTATATTGCAACAGcatcaaatgataatacCTCTATAGTTTGGACTCAAGAAGGTTCGAAAGGTGAATGGAAGAAACAACTTCTCACTGAACCATTTGAGGCTGCACCATCAAGAGTTAACTGGTCTCTATCAGGTAACATTCTAGCTGTTTCTACCAATGATGATAAAGTCACTTTGTGGAAGGAAAACTTAGACGGTAAATGGGAAACAGCTGGTGACCTAGAATAG